One segment of Methylotuvimicrobium sp. KM2 DNA contains the following:
- a CDS encoding Mut7-C RNAse domain-containing protein, giving the protein MGRVYLRFYEELNDFLPIERRKVEFEHALNRRTSIKDLIESLGIPHTEVEVILTNGRSVDFDYIVQENDRISVYPIFESFDITPLLRLRPKPLRKPRFILDTNLGRLARYLRLLGFDCLYRNDYEDGDIAEIASQQHRIVLTRDRFLLRRKIITHGYFVRSVHPREQVKEVLQRLDLYRSVAPFTRCPRCNGTLIKTSKDAVIDRLEPLTKLYYNDFRICPDCDQIYWSGSHQDRARQLISELTSQNDQRTKN; this is encoded by the coding sequence GTGGGCCGAGTTTATTTACGTTTTTACGAAGAATTAAACGATTTTTTACCGATCGAGCGGCGTAAAGTCGAATTTGAACATGCGCTTAATCGTAGAACTTCGATCAAAGACTTAATCGAATCCTTAGGTATTCCGCACACCGAGGTCGAAGTTATTTTGACCAATGGCCGTTCGGTCGATTTTGATTATATTGTTCAAGAGAATGATCGAATTAGCGTCTATCCGATATTCGAAAGTTTCGATATCACGCCACTATTGCGCCTGCGCCCTAAACCTTTACGAAAGCCACGCTTCATACTCGATACTAATCTTGGCAGGCTAGCGCGATATTTACGATTATTAGGCTTTGATTGTTTGTACCGAAACGATTACGAGGATGGCGATATTGCTGAGATAGCGAGTCAGCAGCATCGAATCGTTTTGACTCGGGATCGCTTTTTATTACGACGAAAAATAATTACTCACGGTTACTTCGTGCGCTCGGTTCATCCTAGAGAGCAAGTAAAAGAAGTCCTGCAACGTTTGGATTTATACCGGTCCGTCGCACCTTTTACACGCTGTCCACGTTGCAACGGTACGTTGATAAAAACAAGCAAAGATGCCGTCATCGATCGACTGGAGCCGTTGACCAAGCTATATTACAACGACTTCCGGATTTGTCCTGATTGCGATCAAATTTATTGGTCCGGCAGCCACCAAGATCGTGCCAGGCAATTAATCAGCGAATTGACTTCCCAAAACGATCAAAGGACGAAAAATTAA
- a CDS encoding diguanylate cyclase: MATNKVYDLRAHGWSTRKKVVFIIGLFGLISASLVGMIYWNGNVFEGVRSYVRGEGLWAKAQKDAVFYLTQYSYNHAEADYLAYLEALEIISGDSKARTALFQSPPDKKSARDGFLQGQNHPDDIDAMIHFFIKFQRISYMREAIDIWQSADKKIDALKIIGEQIRDEITDSRRDNEKIADLRQHMQQLNNELHELETLFSLKLSEGARWVKITALQISLLLLVIFVGIGLLVSRQIITSIEKSEKRLALSESRFRSLKESDTIGIISWRLDGMVEEANDLFLNMLGLAQADIEEGAVNWRDITPTEFHAQDQQAIDELVVQGRCEPYEKALIHKQGYWVPVYIGAALLSGSREQGIAYVMDLSERKKAEQQLKLAATVFDFSSEGIMITDPSVRIVSVNQTLCKMTGYDQEELLGKPPWILQSGYISTEQYQYMWDSLNQNGQWQGDIVDRTKNGALLPMRISISQVKDSDNQITHYVAILSDISERKAEEEHLRHIAHHDPLTDLPNRILFNDRLERAIKKAARNNTKLGILFLDLDKFKPVNDLFGHKTGDRLLQSVAHRIVRSVRETDTVTRLGGDEFAILLEDVTDLHMVDKILKHTVDVISKTYLIDDRMIDIGVSAGMSIYPNDGTDIKTLLDRADKAMYENKKNGNGS; this comes from the coding sequence ATGGCAACCAATAAAGTTTACGACTTAAGAGCGCATGGATGGTCGACTAGAAAAAAAGTCGTCTTCATTATCGGCCTATTCGGACTTATTTCGGCATCCCTGGTCGGCATGATTTACTGGAACGGCAATGTCTTTGAGGGAGTTCGTTCTTATGTGAGAGGAGAAGGTCTCTGGGCCAAAGCGCAAAAAGATGCGGTTTTTTACTTGACTCAATATTCCTACAATCATGCCGAGGCGGATTACCTAGCTTATTTGGAGGCCCTAGAAATCATCAGCGGCGATAGCAAAGCTCGCACGGCTTTATTTCAATCGCCACCCGACAAGAAATCAGCACGGGACGGTTTTCTTCAGGGACAAAACCACCCGGACGACATCGATGCGATGATCCATTTTTTTATAAAATTTCAACGCATTTCCTACATGCGCGAAGCTATCGATATATGGCAGTCTGCCGATAAAAAAATCGATGCATTAAAAATAATCGGCGAACAAATACGAGATGAAATTACCGACTCGCGTCGCGACAACGAAAAAATCGCCGATTTAAGGCAGCACATGCAACAGCTCAATAATGAGCTTCATGAGTTGGAAACCCTATTTTCGTTAAAATTAAGCGAAGGCGCCAGATGGGTTAAAATCACGGCATTGCAAATTAGCTTACTGTTATTAGTTATCTTTGTCGGTATCGGACTCCTGGTCAGCCGGCAAATTATCACGAGTATCGAAAAATCCGAAAAGCGATTGGCTCTGAGTGAGTCGCGTTTTCGAAGCCTGAAGGAATCCGATACCATCGGTATTATTTCATGGCGCCTCGATGGTATGGTCGAAGAAGCAAACGACCTTTTTTTAAACATGCTGGGTTTAGCCCAAGCCGATATTGAAGAAGGTGCGGTTAATTGGCGAGATATCACTCCAACTGAGTTTCATGCCCAGGACCAACAGGCTATCGACGAACTTGTAGTACAGGGCCGATGCGAGCCTTATGAGAAAGCGTTGATCCATAAACAAGGATATTGGGTCCCTGTATATATCGGCGCGGCATTGCTTAGCGGTAGCCGTGAACAAGGTATTGCTTATGTAATGGATCTAAGCGAACGCAAAAAGGCTGAACAACAATTGAAATTGGCGGCTACGGTTTTTGACTTCAGTAGCGAAGGCATTATGATTACCGACCCATCGGTACGCATCGTATCGGTCAATCAGACACTGTGCAAAATGACCGGCTACGATCAAGAAGAATTACTGGGCAAGCCGCCTTGGATCTTACAATCGGGCTATATATCGACCGAACAATACCAATATATGTGGGATTCTCTAAACCAAAACGGTCAATGGCAAGGCGACATTGTCGATCGTACTAAAAATGGTGCATTATTACCGATGCGAATCAGCATTAGCCAAGTTAAAGACAGTGACAATCAAATTACACATTATGTGGCAATACTGTCGGATATTTCGGAACGCAAAGCCGAAGAAGAACACCTACGTCATATCGCTCATCATGACCCATTGACCGATTTACCCAATCGAATTTTGTTTAACGACCGGTTAGAAAGGGCCATAAAGAAAGCCGCACGAAACAATACCAAGTTGGGCATTTTGTTTCTGGATTTAGACAAATTCAAACCGGTTAACGATTTGTTCGGTCATAAGACCGGAGATCGCCTATTGCAGAGCGTGGCTCACCGAATCGTACGGAGTGTTCGAGAAACGGACACCGTTACTCGATTAGGTGGCGACGAATTCGCGATATTGCTCGAGGATGTGACCGATTTGCATATGGTCGATAAAATTCTTAAGCATACGGTCGATGTCATCAGCAAAACCTACCTTATCGATGACCGTATGATCGATATTGGCGTCAGTGCCGGAATGAGCATTTATCCCAACGATGGCACCGACATTAAAACACTATTGGACCGCGCCGATAAAGCCATGTATGAAAATAAAAAAAACGGCAACGGCAGCTAA
- a CDS encoding GNAT family N-acetyltransferase, which yields MKLIDTQIRVSPARRLDCFVTYDQALIKQAQRLRYEVFAKEMGARLKTDKEGLDYDEIDDFCDHLVVVDTTNEKIVGYTRLLNQEQARKLGYFYSQKEFNLDRVLTLPGRFLEIGRTCVDPKYRGSVVLTTLWSELVKYAQLGRYHYLIGCASISPGPSGYAVDAVYRAIDAKNKTSDALAVAPLIEVPEHLRCERDESGIPPLLKAYLRFGVQICGRPFWDEDFNVMDLFILLPLAQLEDRYSKHYLKPDYSINDSYPSPAL from the coding sequence ATGAAATTAATCGATACACAGATAAGGGTTAGTCCTGCACGACGACTGGATTGTTTTGTCACATACGATCAGGCTTTGATCAAACAAGCACAGCGATTGCGATATGAGGTTTTTGCCAAGGAAATGGGGGCGAGACTCAAAACCGACAAAGAAGGCTTAGACTATGACGAAATCGACGATTTTTGCGATCATTTGGTCGTGGTCGATACGACAAATGAGAAAATTGTAGGCTATACACGCTTGCTAAATCAAGAACAAGCCCGCAAATTGGGATATTTTTATTCGCAAAAAGAATTCAATCTGGATCGAGTACTGACTTTGCCTGGACGCTTTCTCGAAATAGGCCGTACCTGTGTCGACCCGAAATACCGGGGCAGCGTGGTATTAACAACCCTATGGTCGGAGTTAGTAAAGTATGCTCAGTTAGGCCGTTACCATTATTTGATTGGGTGCGCGAGTATTTCGCCGGGACCGAGCGGTTATGCGGTCGATGCGGTCTATCGAGCGATCGATGCAAAAAACAAGACGTCAGACGCGTTGGCGGTAGCCCCCTTAATCGAAGTGCCGGAGCACTTACGTTGTGAACGCGACGAGTCGGGAATTCCGCCTTTGTTGAAAGCGTATTTACGTTTCGGTGTGCAAATTTGCGGCCGTCCTTTTTGGGACGAAGATTTCAACGTCATGGATTTGTTTATTTTGTTGCCGTTGGCGCAACTGGAAGACCGCTATTCAAAACATTATTTAAAACCCGATTACTCAATCAATGATAGCTACCCTTCGCCAGCTCTATAA
- a CDS encoding lysophospholipid acyltransferase family protein, protein MIATLRQLYKIKLIVLLFLSGFVIVLGVFPVINRSCRPVKARERVNRIKLAWLKVFRRILNLEVLIEGQAADGPALVVSNHVSWLDIIALGQHLPGYFVAKNDILDWPVIGYLSKEAGTIFVRRGDKQAIHATTEQMSWLLKQNSKVFAFPEGTTSDGSSVLPFHSSLLQPALLTHSAIQPVALRYEGQSKTLAPFIGDDDFIPHLFKMLKLRKIEAHIKILPVLEMADKSRSALSYEAHAGITEALRAESLISQVPASLPVSRKRFSRF, encoded by the coding sequence ATGATAGCTACCCTTCGCCAGCTCTATAAAATCAAACTAATTGTTTTGCTGTTTTTATCCGGTTTCGTGATCGTTCTGGGTGTGTTTCCGGTTATCAATCGGTCATGCCGTCCGGTTAAAGCGAGGGAAAGGGTGAACCGAATCAAGCTGGCTTGGCTCAAAGTCTTCAGGCGGATTTTAAATCTCGAGGTCCTTATCGAAGGACAGGCGGCCGATGGACCGGCGTTGGTTGTCAGTAATCATGTTTCTTGGCTCGATATCATCGCGTTGGGACAGCATTTGCCGGGATATTTTGTCGCTAAAAACGATATTCTCGATTGGCCCGTTATCGGGTATTTATCGAAAGAGGCTGGGACAATATTCGTTCGGCGAGGGGACAAGCAGGCGATTCATGCCACTACCGAACAAATGAGCTGGTTATTGAAACAAAACAGCAAGGTATTCGCATTTCCGGAGGGGACGACTTCGGATGGTTCAAGTGTTCTACCGTTTCATTCATCGCTGCTGCAACCGGCCTTATTGACTCATTCGGCAATTCAGCCGGTAGCGCTTCGTTATGAAGGTCAATCTAAGACCTTAGCGCCATTTATCGGCGACGACGATTTTATTCCGCATTTATTCAAAATGCTGAAACTTAGAAAGATAGAGGCCCACATCAAAATATTGCCTGTTCTCGAAATGGCCGATAAAAGCCGGTCGGCTTTAAGTTATGAGGCGCATGCCGGCATCACTGAGGCGCTTCGTGCCGAATCGCTTATTTCCCAGGTTCCAGCATCGCTTCCAGTTTCTCGCAAACGGTTTTCAAGATTTTGA
- the pap gene encoding polyphosphate:AMP phosphotransferase has protein sequence MFEIAELGHTLKKSEYNEQIPELRTQLLLLQQELGTCDFPVIILISGVDGGGKGQVINLLNEWLDARHMETFAFDEPSDEEKERPKYWRYWRSLPAKGRIGIYVGSWYSDPISHRVYGDIDDSQLSVELKHINEMEQLLIDDGALIIKCWLHLKKETQKKRLKELEKDPETSWQVTERDKKHLKLYDEFVEIAENVLTTTSTGISPWLVVEGTDIRYSSLTVGQHVLHRIRQHIDSRNGKSENINGISFVNINQQSLLDTLDLSLELDKKDYSDQLLHYQGKLNKLVRMAREQKRSTILVFEGWDAGGKGGAIRRITSAIDARSYRVIQTAAPTDEEAAHHYLWRFWRHIPRAGKVTIYDRSWYGRVLVERVEGFATDKEWMRSYSEIVNFEEALIEHGILLLKFWLHIDKDEQLKRFKAREQISYKKHKITEDDYRNREKWDDYKIAVNEMIARTSTRAAPWLMVEANDKRYARIKILKTVCEKLEAMLEPGK, from the coding sequence ATGTTTGAAATTGCCGAGCTGGGTCATACCCTAAAAAAATCAGAATACAACGAACAAATTCCGGAACTCAGAACCCAGTTGTTGCTGCTTCAACAAGAACTCGGCACTTGCGATTTTCCTGTCATTATTCTTATTTCCGGAGTGGACGGCGGCGGCAAAGGCCAAGTCATTAATTTACTGAACGAATGGCTCGATGCGCGCCACATGGAAACATTCGCCTTCGACGAGCCCAGCGATGAGGAAAAAGAACGGCCTAAATATTGGCGCTATTGGCGTTCGCTGCCGGCTAAGGGAAGAATAGGCATCTATGTCGGTTCTTGGTATAGCGACCCGATATCGCATCGAGTCTATGGAGACATTGACGATAGTCAATTATCGGTGGAACTCAAGCACATCAACGAAATGGAACAGTTACTGATAGACGATGGCGCGCTAATCATTAAATGTTGGCTGCATTTGAAAAAAGAAACGCAAAAAAAACGTCTCAAAGAACTTGAAAAAGACCCGGAAACCAGTTGGCAAGTTACCGAGCGAGATAAAAAGCACCTGAAACTGTATGACGAGTTCGTAGAAATTGCCGAAAATGTATTGACAACAACCAGCACAGGAATCTCGCCTTGGCTGGTTGTCGAAGGAACCGATATTCGTTACAGCAGCTTGACAGTCGGGCAACATGTTTTGCATAGAATCCGTCAACATATCGACAGCCGTAATGGAAAATCGGAAAACATAAACGGCATCTCTTTCGTCAATATCAACCAGCAAAGCTTACTGGACACGTTGGATTTATCGCTCGAACTCGACAAAAAAGATTACAGCGATCAATTGCTGCACTACCAGGGTAAATTGAATAAATTAGTCAGAATGGCACGAGAACAAAAGCGTTCGACAATACTGGTTTTCGAGGGTTGGGACGCCGGCGGCAAGGGGGGAGCCATTCGGCGCATTACATCTGCAATCGACGCGAGAAGTTACCGCGTTATTCAAACCGCCGCGCCGACCGACGAAGAAGCCGCGCATCATTATCTATGGCGATTCTGGCGGCATATTCCTAGAGCGGGTAAGGTCACTATTTACGACAGAAGCTGGTACGGGCGTGTTTTGGTCGAGCGCGTGGAAGGCTTTGCAACCGACAAGGAATGGATGCGCAGCTATTCGGAAATCGTTAATTTCGAGGAAGCATTGATCGAACATGGCATTCTATTACTGAAGTTTTGGCTGCACATTGATAAAGACGAACAACTTAAACGTTTCAAAGCCCGCGAGCAAATCAGTTACAAAAAACATAAAATCACCGAGGACGATTACCGCAACCGGGAAAAATGGGATGATTATAAAATCGCGGTCAATGAAATGATAGCGCGAACAAGCACCCGCGCCGCTCCTTGGCTAATGGTCGAAGCAAACGACAAACGCTATGCGCGAATCAAAATCTTGAAAACCGTTTGCGAGAAACTGGAAGCGATGCTGGAACCTGGGAAATAA
- a CDS encoding transcriptional repressor has translation MSQTGDSKQACAETFNHDHKTCKQEALKKAEKLCLERGAQLTPIRHKVLELIWDSHEAVKAYDLLDRIKPFNDSAKPATVYRALDFLIEQKLIHRVESMNAFIGCNHVEGKHDLLLLICEGCRQIEERPATPVMDSLANELKQAGFTARRKTLEIHGICKHCANGAI, from the coding sequence ATGTCTCAAACCGGCGATTCAAAACAGGCCTGTGCCGAAACCTTTAACCATGATCATAAAACTTGTAAGCAGGAAGCCTTAAAAAAAGCGGAAAAGCTATGTTTGGAGAGAGGCGCGCAATTGACGCCGATACGTCATAAGGTTCTTGAGTTGATTTGGGATAGCCACGAGGCCGTCAAGGCTTATGATTTATTGGACCGCATCAAACCATTCAACGATTCGGCAAAACCGGCGACCGTTTATCGCGCGCTGGACTTTTTGATCGAACAGAAATTAATTCACCGAGTCGAAAGCATGAATGCTTTTATCGGCTGCAATCATGTTGAAGGCAAACACGATTTATTGCTATTGATCTGCGAAGGTTGCCGTCAGATCGAAGAAAGACCGGCGACACCGGTCATGGACAGTTTGGCGAATGAATTGAAGCAAGCAGGATTTACCGCGCGACGTAAAACGCTTGAAATTCACGGCATCTGCAAGCATTGCGCCAATGGTGCTATATAA
- a CDS encoding XdhC family protein, with the protein MTRNTHHLTNAYWRLRNNTENVVLATIIETLGSTYQKAGARMLIADNGELNGLLGGGCFERDLVEQAHTVFETENPKTLFYDMRSPDDVVWGLGLGCNGAVRILLQLLKADNDFYPLNRIVEASESHTAGILATVYESDHPDYSIGDSFFLAGFELDDFSQKGNTTVSITEAAKQTWRLRKSTLDACLIERHAVKLFFDLIRPSAQLLVLGAGADALPVVQFAKALGWRVTIVDHRPGYVKPERFPKIDALLHSMPEDLHERLPLDRFDALVLMTHSIEYDERYLKIIATSRIPFIGLLGPVHRRDRLLDSLGSDAPNIAAKVFGPVGLDIGAETPEEIALSIMAGIHAALKGRDGGQLGLKDCHPL; encoded by the coding sequence ATGACCCGTAATACCCATCATTTGACTAACGCTTATTGGCGATTACGGAATAACACGGAAAATGTTGTTTTGGCGACGATTATCGAAACCCTTGGTTCAACTTATCAAAAAGCCGGTGCCAGAATGCTGATTGCCGACAATGGCGAGTTAAACGGCCTGTTGGGAGGCGGTTGTTTTGAACGGGATTTGGTCGAACAGGCGCATACGGTTTTCGAAACCGAAAATCCCAAAACGCTATTCTACGACATGCGTTCTCCCGACGATGTGGTTTGGGGTCTGGGTTTGGGCTGCAACGGGGCGGTAAGGATATTGTTGCAATTGTTGAAAGCCGACAATGATTTTTACCCGTTGAACAGAATTGTAGAGGCATCCGAAAGTCATACGGCCGGTATTTTGGCGACCGTTTATGAATCCGACCATCCCGATTACTCAATCGGCGATAGTTTTTTTCTGGCTGGATTCGAATTAGACGACTTTAGCCAAAAGGGCAATACTACCGTATCGATCACCGAGGCGGCCAAACAAACTTGGAGGCTGCGCAAATCCACGCTAGATGCCTGTTTGATCGAGCGCCATGCCGTTAAATTGTTTTTCGACTTAATTCGCCCCTCAGCGCAACTTCTGGTGCTGGGAGCAGGAGCCGATGCACTCCCGGTCGTGCAATTCGCCAAAGCACTCGGTTGGCGTGTCACGATCGTCGATCATAGGCCGGGCTATGTTAAACCCGAACGATTTCCAAAGATCGATGCTTTACTCCATTCGATGCCCGAAGATTTGCACGAGCGTTTGCCATTGGATCGATTCGATGCGCTCGTGTTGATGACTCACAGTATCGAATATGATGAACGCTATTTAAAAATCATAGCGACTAGCCGAATCCCGTTCATTGGTTTGCTGGGTCCTGTTCATCGCAGGGATAGACTCCTAGATAGTTTAGGCTCGGATGCACCGAACATTGCCGCCAAGGTATTCGGTCCGGTCGGTTTGGACATCGGCGCCGAGACGCCCGAGGAAATTGCCTTATCGATCATGGCCGGTATTCACGCCGCGTTGAAGGGACGAGACGGCGGACAACTCGGCCTTAAAGATTGCCATCCCCTATGA
- a CDS encoding nucleotidyltransferase family protein, with translation MSLDFENIYAVILAAGASRRLGSPKQLLEWRGRTLLGNTIENARSLLNERVIVILGSQAQTIQEKIDLSGVVAVVNPDWQTGIASSIRAGIDSLPVNADGVLMLLSDQPLVGYRAMQNLLAQWRIEPSCIAVSQYHDTVGVPALFPSAFFGALRSLRGDRGAKSLLLQFEDKLQKIPLPEAELDIDTREDFDHLSGHYDAGE, from the coding sequence ATGAGTCTTGATTTTGAGAATATATATGCAGTAATTTTAGCCGCCGGCGCATCCCGCCGACTGGGCAGCCCTAAGCAACTCCTCGAATGGCGCGGTCGAACCTTGCTCGGCAATACAATCGAAAACGCTCGTTCATTACTGAATGAACGTGTCATTGTGATTCTGGGGTCGCAAGCACAAACGATACAAGAAAAGATCGACTTGAGCGGGGTTGTCGCAGTTGTTAACCCGGACTGGCAAACAGGTATTGCTTCGTCGATTCGAGCCGGCATTGACTCTTTGCCGGTTAACGCCGACGGCGTATTGATGTTATTATCCGATCAACCTTTGGTCGGTTATAGAGCGATGCAGAACTTGTTGGCACAGTGGCGAATTGAACCGTCCTGTATTGCCGTAAGTCAGTATCATGATACGGTCGGCGTTCCGGCGCTATTTCCGTCGGCTTTTTTCGGCGCGTTGCGCTCCCTTCGGGGCGACCGGGGCGCGAAGAGCCTGTTGTTGCAATTTGAAGATAAACTTCAGAAAATTCCTTTACCCGAAGCGGAACTCGATATTGATACCAGGGAAGATTTCGACCACCTAAGCGGCCATTACGATGCCGGGGAGTGA
- a CDS encoding (2Fe-2S)-binding protein, with protein sequence MTTLMINGKQYELDAEDDMPLLWAIRDIAGLTGTKFGCGIGMCGACSIHLDGELVRSCMMPFGAAKDKAITTIEGLASEKGLHPVQQAWIDKDVSQCGYCQPGQIMAAAALLRENPNPSEDEIRSKMTNYCRCGTYLQIFEAVKQAAQLQGEQS encoded by the coding sequence ATGACGACCTTGATGATAAACGGTAAGCAATACGAGTTGGACGCCGAAGACGATATGCCCTTACTGTGGGCTATCCGCGATATCGCCGGTTTAACCGGAACCAAATTCGGTTGCGGTATCGGGATGTGTGGCGCCTGTTCCATCCATCTCGATGGCGAGCTGGTAAGATCCTGCATGATGCCGTTCGGTGCGGCTAAAGATAAAGCGATCACAACCATCGAAGGATTAGCGTCGGAAAAAGGTCTGCATCCGGTGCAGCAAGCCTGGATCGATAAAGATGTATCACAATGCGGATACTGCCAGCCCGGTCAAATCATGGCGGCTGCCGCCTTGCTACGGGAAAATCCGAATCCGAGCGAAGATGAAATCCGGTCGAAAATGACCAACTATTGCCGTTGCGGAACCTATCTGCAAATATTCGAAGCGGTCAAACAAGCGGCGCAACTTCAAGGAGAGCAGTCATGA
- a CDS encoding xanthine dehydrogenase family protein molybdopterin-binding subunit yields the protein MSTLSNLSMTRRQFLGAAAAGAGVFVLGISLPGCAKVDEQGEGVINAFIGIDENGVVIFQNPFIEMGQGTYTSIPAIMAEELDADMAMLKVVQAPHGPEYRIMFNNTTRFTGGSFSVRSSYMTMRKAGATARAMLIEAAAGTWNVAPGECTTEPGVVIHRESGKKLTYGELAPLAAKLDIPADVPLKDDATFRLIGKPVKRTDNRVKATGEAVFGIDIKVDGLLYAAVKQSPVFGGSVQSYDQDAVLKMPGVVAVEEIPNGVAVIADQYWRAKKALEQLPVTFDEGDNADFSSKTYLETLKAALNESGVRVEDIGDADKALSEAAKTIEAVYHAPFLAHQTMEPMNCTALVTKDHCKVWAPNQGADFVAKVAAEITGLKLDAIEVITPFLGGGFGRRFIMDYTAQAVTLAKKLPSRPIKVIWTREEDTQHDHYRPMTAAKYRAGFDAQNNPLAIQITTAGEGPSGRLNPEFLKDPTIDESIFEGGPHQPYAIPNKRAELVNVPVKPLPIGYWRSVGNSQNAFFKESFIDEMAHAAGADPVEFRRNLLTEQPRFKKVLDTAAGMANWKSEAWQDENGVKHAMGVALHESFGSIVAQVAEVAVDDGDIQVVRVWCAVDCGFAVNPAIVKMQMESGIVYGLSAAWSEEITLEKGRVMQSNFHDYPILRPDQMPDVEVEIINSGEPLGGIGEPGTPPIAPAVCNALFKLTGQRVRSLPLSQYTF from the coding sequence ATGAGCACTTTATCGAATCTATCGATGACGCGCCGTCAATTTCTGGGTGCCGCCGCGGCCGGCGCCGGCGTATTCGTGTTAGGGATATCCTTGCCCGGTTGCGCCAAGGTTGACGAACAAGGTGAAGGCGTGATCAATGCCTTCATCGGAATCGATGAAAACGGCGTCGTGATTTTTCAAAATCCTTTCATAGAAATGGGGCAGGGGACATATACCTCAATACCTGCCATCATGGCCGAAGAACTGGATGCCGACATGGCGATGCTCAAGGTCGTGCAGGCGCCGCACGGGCCGGAATACCGCATCATGTTCAACAATACGACGCGTTTTACCGGCGGCAGTTTCAGCGTGCGTTCGTCCTATATGACCATGCGAAAAGCCGGTGCGACCGCACGGGCGATGCTGATCGAAGCCGCCGCTGGCACCTGGAACGTAGCTCCCGGCGAATGTACGACAGAGCCGGGTGTCGTTATTCATCGCGAGAGCGGAAAAAAATTGACATACGGCGAATTGGCGCCCTTGGCGGCTAAACTGGATATACCCGCAGACGTGCCGTTAAAAGACGATGCCACTTTCCGGCTGATCGGTAAACCGGTCAAACGAACCGATAATCGGGTTAAAGCCACCGGAGAAGCCGTGTTCGGTATCGATATCAAGGTTGATGGACTACTATATGCCGCGGTCAAACAATCGCCGGTATTCGGCGGTTCGGTCCAATCCTACGACCAAGACGCAGTGCTCAAAATGCCGGGCGTAGTCGCGGTCGAGGAGATACCGAACGGTGTCGCCGTGATTGCCGATCAATATTGGCGAGCCAAAAAGGCTTTAGAACAATTACCGGTGACCTTCGATGAAGGCGATAATGCCGATTTCTCATCGAAGACGTATTTGGAAACACTTAAAGCCGCGTTGAACGAATCGGGAGTCAGGGTCGAAGATATCGGCGATGCCGATAAGGCCTTGTCCGAAGCGGCTAAAACTATTGAGGCCGTTTATCATGCGCCGTTCCTTGCGCATCAAACGATGGAGCCGATGAACTGCACCGCGCTGGTCACGAAGGATCATTGCAAGGTTTGGGCGCCGAATCAAGGCGCCGATTTCGTCGCCAAGGTCGCAGCCGAAATTACCGGTCTAAAATTGGATGCTATCGAAGTAATCACCCCTTTTCTCGGCGGCGGGTTCGGACGGCGCTTCATCATGGATTATACCGCGCAGGCGGTAACGCTGGCCAAGAAACTTCCGAGCAGGCCGATCAAAGTTATTTGGACGCGCGAGGAAGACACGCAACACGACCATTATCGCCCGATGACCGCAGCTAAATACCGGGCCGGTTTCGATGCCCAAAATAATCCGCTCGCGATTCAAATTACAACGGCGGGCGAGGGCCCGTCGGGCCGTCTCAATCCCGAGTTTCTAAAAGACCCTACTATCGACGAGAGCATCTTCGAAGGCGGTCCGCATCAACCCTATGCGATACCGAATAAGCGCGCCGAACTGGTCAATGTGCCGGTCAAGCCTTTGCCGATCGGCTACTGGCGCTCAGTCGGGAATTCGCAGAACGCCTTCTTCAAAGAGTCGTTCATCGATGAAATGGCTCATGCGGCAGGTGCCGACCCGGTCGAATTTCGCCGTAACTTGTTAACCGAACAACCGCGTTTTAAAAAAGTACTCGATACCGCTGCCGGGATGGCAAATTGGAAATCCGAGGCATGGCAAGACGAAAACGGTGTCAAGCATGCGATGGGCGTCGCATTGCATGAATCGTTCGGCAGCATCGTCGCGCAGGTGGCCGAAGTGGCGGTTGACGATGGCGATATCCAGGTTGTTCGAGTTTGGTGCGCGGTCGATTGTGGGTTTGCGGTAAATCCGGCCATCGTTAAAATGCAAATGGAAAGCGGTATTGTTTACGGTTTGTCGGCAGCATGGAGCGAGGAAATTACCCTCGAGAAAGGCCGCGTGATGCAAAGCAATTTTCACGACTATCCGATCTTGCGGCCTGATCAAATGCCCGATGTCGAAGTCGAAATTATCAATAGCGGCGAGCCGCTCGGCGGTATCGGAGAGCCCGGCACCCCGCCTATCGCCCCTGCGGTTTGTAATGCTCTGTTTAAATTGACAGGGCAACGGGTAAGGAGTTTGCCTCTTTCGCAATATACTTTTTGA